A window of Pseudanabaena sp. BC1403 contains these coding sequences:
- the hisG gene encoding ATP phosphoribosyltransferase has protein sequence MFTFALPKGSLLKDSIRLLQGVGLDFSAFLDASNRQLQITDPTGAAKALLVRAQDVPVYVEYGQAQAGIVGEDVLREKTPKVARLLDLGFGGCRMSIAVSGESRYRSPLDLPPHSRVASKYVGCAQAYFDSIDLPVEIIPLYGSVELGPITGMAEAIVDLVSTGKTLKDNGLIEIEVLYQSTARLIGHPLSYRLHSDRFSELMQQMQVTV, from the coding sequence ATGTTCACCTTCGCACTGCCCAAAGGCTCACTGTTAAAAGACTCGATCCGCTTACTCCAAGGAGTTGGGCTCGACTTTAGCGCATTCCTCGATGCATCGAACCGCCAACTCCAAATCACCGATCCCACAGGAGCCGCCAAAGCACTGCTAGTAAGAGCGCAAGATGTGCCTGTATATGTGGAATATGGACAGGCTCAGGCTGGCATCGTAGGTGAAGATGTATTGCGTGAAAAAACTCCTAAAGTGGCAAGGTTGCTTGACTTGGGATTTGGTGGCTGTCGGATGTCGATCGCTGTTTCAGGAGAGAGCCGCTATCGCTCGCCACTAGACTTGCCGCCCCATAGCCGTGTCGCCTCAAAATATGTCGGTTGCGCCCAAGCCTACTTTGACAGCATTGATTTACCTGTTGAGATTATTCCCCTCTATGGTTCAGTTGAGCTTGGCCCAATTACAGGCATGGCAGAAGCGATCGTGGACTTAGTTTCTACGGGAAAGACACTCAAAGATAATGGACTCATTGAAATTGAAGTTTTATATCAAAGCACAGCCCGATTAATCGGACATCCGCTTAGTTATCGCTTACATAGCGATCGCTTCAGTGAGTTAATGCAACAAATGCAAGTTACTGTTTAA
- a CDS encoding adenylate/guanylate cyclase domain-containing protein translates to MKRNAFKPKSAKLNPQGTKHSRQKNLFVFRSIQTRIVMAITFLIILVVTAIVWLWATNEMEFYRTQKIQQVQSFAAAFGQTLQLELGDRNWANMRAKMDLIMQSNEDFVYVMVDDRRENHQIVSAAPNDIAGQYMTDLVPVAVSQNAIRFGEKDFKTSLKARITETYLLRNIEFPQGILRAKKGERIIEAAIDIPDSYVPEKANGTFRVGITLRRVDGQIVNAVTKTLAVGAIALLLGIIAAYYLAWVLSQPILRLRESAARLAAGELDHRVKIYSQDELGELGHSFNDMSDSLQASFDQLKKTLDSFERFVPEKFLQVIAPRGIENIEVGEFAKRNMTILFSDIRGYTALSESQTPEETFKFLNEYISYVVAAIDEHGGFIDKYIGDAVMALFDDEHTDRALKAAIAMQSEIAKFNQKRSQTGLMPIASGIGIHRGVVVMGTVGSTFRIDSTVIGDAVNVSSRIESLTKNYNCEVLISDSVVCALTHPEDFRLEIVEESVKVKGKEAAIKLYRLHLNNEH, encoded by the coding sequence ATGAAACGGAATGCTTTCAAACCTAAATCTGCGAAACTAAACCCTCAAGGGACAAAGCATTCAAGACAGAAAAATTTATTTGTATTTCGTTCAATTCAAACAAGAATTGTTATGGCGATTACATTCTTGATAATCCTAGTTGTCACCGCCATAGTCTGGTTATGGGCAACCAATGAAATGGAATTTTATCGTACTCAAAAGATTCAACAGGTGCAATCTTTTGCCGCAGCCTTTGGACAAACTCTACAGCTAGAATTGGGAGACAGAAACTGGGCGAATATGCGGGCAAAGATGGATCTGATCATGCAAAGCAATGAAGATTTTGTGTACGTGATGGTGGATGATCGCCGAGAAAATCATCAAATTGTATCTGCTGCTCCTAATGATATTGCAGGACAGTACATGACTGATTTAGTGCCAGTTGCGGTGAGCCAAAATGCTATTCGCTTTGGAGAAAAAGATTTCAAAACTAGCCTCAAAGCGAGAATTACAGAAACTTATCTGCTGCGTAATATCGAATTTCCGCAAGGTATATTACGAGCAAAAAAAGGAGAGCGAATCATTGAAGCAGCGATTGATATTCCTGATAGCTACGTACCTGAAAAGGCTAATGGAACATTTCGGGTAGGGATTACCCTGCGGCGGGTGGATGGACAGATTGTGAATGCGGTGACTAAGACATTGGCAGTTGGTGCGATCGCTTTATTATTGGGCATTATCGCGGCATATTATTTAGCTTGGGTATTGAGCCAGCCGATCTTACGTCTGCGCGAAAGTGCTGCACGACTTGCTGCTGGGGAGTTGGATCACCGAGTGAAGATTTATAGCCAAGATGAGCTTGGCGAGTTAGGTCATTCATTTAACGATATGTCTGATTCATTGCAAGCTTCCTTTGATCAACTTAAAAAAACGTTGGATTCCTTTGAGAGATTTGTTCCTGAAAAATTTCTACAGGTGATTGCACCAAGGGGTATCGAGAATATTGAGGTTGGTGAGTTTGCTAAACGCAATATGACAATTCTATTCTCAGATATTCGGGGTTATACTGCACTTTCAGAATCTCAAACACCTGAAGAAACATTCAAGTTTCTCAATGAATATATCTCCTATGTTGTCGCAGCAATTGATGAACATGGTGGTTTTATTGACAAATATATCGGTGATGCAGTTATGGCGCTCTTTGATGATGAGCATACTGATAGAGCTTTAAAAGCAGCGATCGCTATGCAGTCAGAGATCGCGAAGTTTAACCAAAAGCGATCGCAAACGGGCTTAATGCCAATTGCCAGTGGCATTGGTATTCATCGAGGAGTGGTAGTTATGGGAACCGTTGGCTCGACGTTTCGTATTGACTCGACCGTAATTGGGGATGCTGTAAATGTATCGTCTCGCATTGAGAGCTTGACTAAAAACTACAACTGCGAAGTCTTGATTAGCGACTCGGTAGTATGTGCTTTAACTCATCCAGAGGATTTTCGATTGGAAATAGTTGAGGAGTCTGTAAAAGTCAAAGGTAAAGAAGCTGCTATTAAGCTATATCGATTGCATTTGAATAATGAGCACTAG
- a CDS encoding AraC family transcriptional regulator, whose translation MHTINLDVGCDVFYNSLAQHPLCSSDRTHSIEHIDPHIKIAIPFEGAAFEAMWQTRSGQQKQQQVRSGHVCILPANLPHKVRLERKYESIVIDFKPEFVDRIADELVGKNVEIVEQWAARDPLIKQLGIDLRREFHQQPPRRLYVESVIQVLANHLVRNYSSNLVVVEDIATKLTPKQLQQAIDHIHDRFTEDIKLSELADVVKMSQYRFARAFKQSTGMPPHQYLLSQRIDRAQQLLTNTQLSISDISYQLGFASQSHFTATFRRFTTITPNLYRKEIGASF comes from the coding sequence ATGCATACTATTAACTTAGATGTCGGCTGTGATGTTTTCTATAATTCGTTGGCGCAGCATCCGCTTTGCTCCAGCGATCGAACTCATTCCATCGAACATATCGATCCGCACATAAAAATTGCGATTCCGTTTGAGGGAGCTGCATTTGAAGCAATGTGGCAAACTCGATCGGGGCAACAGAAACAACAGCAAGTGAGATCGGGACACGTCTGTATTTTACCTGCAAACTTGCCCCACAAAGTTAGATTAGAGCGTAAATATGAGTCGATCGTCATTGATTTCAAACCTGAATTTGTCGATCGCATCGCCGATGAATTAGTCGGTAAAAATGTGGAAATTGTCGAGCAGTGGGCAGCAAGAGATCCTTTGATTAAACAGCTTGGTATCGATTTGCGGCGGGAGTTTCACCAACAACCACCCAGAAGGTTGTACGTTGAATCGGTGATTCAGGTATTGGCAAATCACCTCGTCAGAAACTACTCATCAAATCTGGTTGTGGTTGAAGATATCGCCACCAAACTCACACCTAAACAACTGCAACAGGCGATCGATCATATTCACGATCGCTTCACAGAAGACATCAAATTGAGCGAATTGGCAGATGTGGTCAAAATGAGTCAATATCGCTTTGCACGCGCCTTCAAACAGTCTACAGGGATGCCTCCACATCAGTATTTGCTCTCCCAGAGGATCGATCGCGCTCAACAACTTTTAACTAACACCCAATTATCCATTAGCGACATTAGTTATCAGCTTGGATTTGCCAGTCAGAGCCACTTTACCGCGACATTTCGTCGATTTACGACCATCACTCCGAACCTGTATCGAAAAGAAATCGGGGCAAGTTTTTGA
- the bfr gene encoding bacterioferritin — MKGSEKVLQQLSKLLRGELAARDQYFTHSRMYLDWGLNKLYERINHEMQDETQHAALLIERILFLEGTPDLSQQDGINIGKTVPEMLKCDLDYEYKVVSDLKEAIAICETEQDYQSRKILLGILTDTEEDHAYWLEKQLKLIEQLGLQNYLQSQA; from the coding sequence ATGAAAGGCAGTGAGAAAGTTCTACAACAATTATCGAAATTGTTGCGTGGGGAATTGGCAGCAAGAGATCAGTACTTTACTCACTCACGGATGTATTTGGACTGGGGTTTGAATAAGCTGTATGAACGAATCAATCATGAAATGCAGGATGAGACCCAACATGCAGCTTTATTGATTGAGAGAATTCTCTTTCTGGAGGGTACACCCGATCTATCACAACAAGATGGAATCAATATCGGGAAAACTGTGCCTGAGATGTTGAAGTGCGATTTGGACTATGAATATAAGGTGGTCAGCGATCTAAAAGAAGCGATCGCTATCTGTGAGACTGAGCAGGACTATCAAAGCCGTAAGATTTTGCTAGGCATTCTCACAGATACTGAAGAGGATCATGCCTACTGGCTAGAAAAGCAACTCAAGTTAATCGAGCAACTCGGTTTACAAAATTACTTGCAATCACAAGCGTAA
- the bfr gene encoding bacterioferritin: MQGNLDVKSQLNEALKAQLTAINQFFLHARMCKNWGLKQLNDREYKYSIKAMKQADYLIERVLFLEGLPNLQQLGKLLIGEDVPELLQNDLTICTEIRDGLKAAVVICETQQDFVSRDLFAKLVEETEEQIDWLESQIWLIENAGLPNFLQSMI, from the coding sequence ATGCAAGGAAACTTAGATGTAAAGAGTCAGTTAAACGAGGCTCTCAAGGCACAACTGACAGCAATTAACCAATTTTTCCTCCATGCACGGATGTGCAAAAACTGGGGATTGAAGCAGCTTAACGATCGCGAATATAAGTATTCGATCAAAGCGATGAAGCAAGCAGATTATCTGATCGAACGAGTACTTTTTTTGGAAGGACTTCCCAATTTACAACAATTGGGGAAGCTCCTAATCGGTGAAGATGTACCTGAATTATTGCAAAATGATCTAACCATCTGTACAGAGATTCGTGATGGATTGAAAGCTGCTGTGGTAATCTGCGAGACTCAACAGGATTTTGTCAGCCGTGATCTGTTCGCCAAATTGGTGGAAGAGACCGAGGAACAAATCGATTGGCTGGAGTCACAAATTTGGTTGATTGAGAATGCGGGCTTGCCTAATTTCTTACAGTCGATGATCTAG
- a CDS encoding DUF1643 domain-containing protein: MKKGAVIDKTGLYRYSLWREWDIDKSKIVFIMLNPSKADASIDDPTLRRCTSFAKSWDYGSLIVVNLFAFRSASPLELKQVEDPIGNQNDRYLKKAVKLADRVVVAWGNNGKLMLRDRLVLELLSKHNIQPHCLGITKAGYPRHPLYVLWNKQLSVYR, encoded by the coding sequence ATGAAAAAAGGTGCGGTCATCGATAAAACGGGACTCTACCGTTATTCGCTATGGCGAGAATGGGATATAGACAAGTCAAAAATTGTTTTTATCATGCTTAATCCGAGTAAGGCGGATGCAAGTATTGATGACCCAACACTGCGGCGATGTACTAGTTTTGCGAAGTCTTGGGACTATGGTTCGCTAATTGTAGTCAACTTATTTGCTTTTAGATCGGCAAGTCCACTAGAACTGAAACAGGTCGAAGATCCTATTGGAAACCAGAATGATCGCTATTTAAAAAAGGCGGTTAAGTTAGCTGATCGTGTTGTTGTTGCTTGGGGAAATAACGGTAAATTAATGCTGCGCGATCGCCTTGTTTTGGAGTTGCTATCTAAACACAATATTCAACCTCACTGTTTGGGAATCACAAAAGCAGGTTATCCGCGTCATCCGCTATATGTCTTGTGGAATAAACAATTGAGCGTTTATAGATGA
- a CDS encoding (2Fe-2S)-binding protein translates to MYVCICHAITEKDIQQAVVKGASSMARLSELTMLGTQCGHCTKHADQVLNQCANKPA, encoded by the coding sequence ATGTACGTTTGTATCTGTCATGCCATAACCGAAAAGGATATACAGCAGGCGGTTGTTAAGGGCGCTAGTTCGATGGCGAGACTATCGGAATTAACTATGTTGGGTACTCAATGTGGTCATTGCACCAAACACGCCGATCAAGTCTTGAACCAATGTGCCAATAAGCCTGCATAA
- a CDS encoding molybdopterin-dependent oxidoreductase: MARLKNIRSIKHLITISISLLLIFIGLTGCQSQASNDQLDQWHKEAIAENDRLTAIYSSNIANNWILRVQGQVQKPMTLNWSEIEKLSTTTFTSINPHAGTAKIPHEFRGILVKKLLEDSIVEPDVEDVTIVAADSYYATISLKDLYRNQGLLTIAEYGKPIRRNDGGPIHMGYYRPAQLDLSETNKQRWVHYVTHLIVGTEPLRLKVGKNILERADLEKLSKHKTTVLVGYKIGWQSETVELVGIKIRDILRDQNMNIPPTSILKVRRKSMDDLDPQKSVKIPAKLIDECDVMLAYQWGAGSQNIPASKGGPLTLAYGNNCPSEAIKNLAWLPFVESISVEPAEIKP, translated from the coding sequence ATGGCTCGATTAAAAAATATCAGAAGCATCAAACATTTAATAACCATTAGTATCAGCCTGCTGCTAATCTTTATTGGTTTAACGGGATGTCAATCTCAAGCTTCCAACGACCAATTAGATCAGTGGCATAAAGAAGCGATCGCTGAAAATGACCGACTTACAGCAATTTACAGCTCAAATATAGCAAACAACTGGATACTCAGAGTTCAAGGTCAAGTCCAGAAACCGATGACACTCAATTGGTCAGAAATCGAAAAGCTCTCTACTACAACATTTACTAGTATAAATCCTCATGCGGGAACAGCTAAAATCCCCCATGAATTTCGAGGTATTTTAGTCAAAAAGCTACTAGAAGATTCGATAGTGGAACCTGACGTGGAAGATGTGACAATCGTTGCCGCCGATTCTTACTATGCCACCATTTCTCTTAAAGACTTGTATCGCAATCAGGGATTGTTAACGATCGCAGAGTATGGCAAACCAATTCGTCGCAACGATGGAGGTCCAATTCACATGGGGTACTATAGACCTGCTCAACTTGATCTAAGTGAAACCAACAAACAACGTTGGGTTCACTATGTTACACACCTGATTGTAGGAACAGAACCTTTGCGTTTAAAAGTTGGGAAGAACATACTAGAACGAGCGGACTTAGAGAAACTATCAAAACACAAAACCACTGTGTTAGTCGGTTACAAAATTGGCTGGCAGTCAGAGACTGTAGAGCTTGTTGGCATCAAAATCCGAGATATTCTTCGAGATCAGAATATGAACATCCCACCAACATCTATCCTTAAAGTTCGTCGCAAATCAATGGATGACCTTGATCCACAAAAATCGGTAAAAATCCCTGCAAAATTAATTGATGAATGTGACGTGATGTTGGCTTATCAATGGGGAGCAGGTTCTCAAAATATTCCCGCAAGTAAGGGGGGACCACTTACTCTAGCCTATGGCAATAACTGCCCCAGTGAAGCTATTAAGAATTTAGCTTGGCTGCCATTTGTCGAATCTATATCAGTCGAACCTGCGGAAATAAAGCCATGA
- a CDS encoding tetratricopeptide repeat protein: MIQDFNEDFYQQGLVKAKAGDRYGAVQAFSCAIAANAQFAEAYYQRGLVLFDLSDRQGAIADYDQALSLKPDAIDVYIARSITRIASNDIATAQADIAQALVINPKSAIAHQLLGLTYKQQNQIEKAIATYKKAASLFLELRDEDNCRRCIESYKPLEAMLPPSTTDIFANVQQRIDKGDYTNALIDLNWILQIDPKNVKAFCLRGLTLGKLGDPEAAIKDLNQATFLEPQNLEVRISRGRIRLEIGDAQGAISDFNELLREYPSMSEIYSDRAKAHLKLQDYRTAIEDFSRSLSLNNNSPQLYCDRAEVRYDFGDLKGAIDDYQLAANIWFNQSNMDRYRYALDRVNLWRSELEKQTKEGKRQQPNAAANVDLMQMPSLELQQRLLSLVGGNMAIAQRLIDIAKQDHPNMPEVWYWQKVIFDLESDQRPRN; encoded by the coding sequence ATGATACAAGATTTTAATGAAGATTTCTATCAGCAGGGGTTAGTTAAGGCGAAGGCTGGCGATCGCTATGGTGCTGTGCAAGCCTTTAGCTGTGCGATCGCAGCTAATGCTCAATTTGCTGAAGCATATTATCAGCGAGGTTTAGTCCTATTTGATTTGAGCGATCGCCAAGGAGCGATCGCTGACTATGACCAAGCTCTTAGCCTGAAACCTGATGCGATCGATGTGTATATTGCTCGAAGCATTACTCGCATTGCTAGTAACGATATCGCGACGGCTCAAGCTGACATTGCTCAAGCGCTAGTAATTAATCCCAAATCCGCGATCGCACATCAATTATTGGGCTTGACCTATAAACAACAAAATCAAATCGAAAAGGCGATCGCTACCTATAAGAAAGCAGCAAGTCTATTCTTAGAACTACGGGATGAAGATAATTGTCGCCGTTGCATCGAGAGCTATAAACCTCTAGAGGCAATGTTGCCACCATCTACCACCGATATTTTTGCCAATGTGCAGCAAAGGATCGATAAGGGCGACTATACAAATGCCTTGATCGATCTCAATTGGATACTGCAAATCGATCCTAAAAATGTTAAAGCTTTCTGTCTGCGAGGCTTGACCCTCGGTAAGCTCGGCGATCCTGAAGCCGCGATCAAAGACCTCAACCAAGCAACTTTCCTCGAACCGCAAAATCTTGAAGTGCGAATCAGTCGTGGCAGAATCCGTCTCGAAATTGGTGATGCTCAAGGAGCAATCAGCGATTTTAATGAATTACTGCGTGAATATCCCAGCATGTCGGAAATCTATAGCGATCGCGCTAAAGCTCATCTAAAACTTCAGGACTATCGCACTGCGATCGAAGATTTTTCGCGATCGCTTTCTCTCAATAACAATAGTCCCCAACTATATTGCGATCGCGCTGAGGTAAGGTATGACTTTGGCGATCTAAAAGGTGCGATCGATGATTACCAACTAGCAGCGAATATTTGGTTTAATCAGTCGAACATGGATCGGTATCGCTATGCATTAGATCGGGTTAATCTCTGGCGATCGGAACTCGAAAAACAAACTAAAGAGGGTAAGCGTCAGCAGCCAAATGCTGCGGCAAATGTGGATTTGATGCAAATGCCGAGTCTGGAATTACAGCAGCGTTTGCTAAGTTTGGTCGGCGGCAATATGGCGATCGCTCAGCGCCTAATCGACATTGCGAAACAAGATCATCCGAATATGCCCGAAGTTTGGTACTGGCAGAAAGTTATCTTTGATCTTGAAAGCGATCAAAGACCTAGAAATTAA
- a CDS encoding class I SAM-dependent methyltransferase: MSEQKTAIVFDKEMAARYDKSNAKFAPISDSLFLIIRTILSDLPVNARILCVGIGTGSELLDLAQAFPQWQFTAVEPSAPMLDICRQRVEENGFTSRCTFHEDYLDSLPATDSFDAATCLWVSHFIMQPEERTNLFHQIALRLCPQGYLINGDLAYDLSSLDYPDILEIWFQMRKSAEAPAEEIEKMRQAYSTVVAVLPPAAVASIIAAGGFDAPVLCFQNLLMHAWYTRRRLVD; the protein is encoded by the coding sequence ATGAGCGAGCAAAAAACAGCTATTGTATTCGACAAAGAAATGGCTGCTCGATATGACAAAAGTAATGCTAAATTCGCTCCAATCAGTGACTCACTCTTTTTGATCATTCGCACGATCCTGTCCGATCTTCCTGTCAATGCTCGAATCCTCTGCGTCGGTATCGGTACTGGCTCGGAATTGCTAGATCTCGCCCAAGCATTCCCACAATGGCAATTTACCGCAGTAGAACCTTCCGCTCCGATGTTGGATATCTGCCGCCAGCGGGTTGAAGAAAACGGTTTCACATCACGCTGTACTTTTCACGAAGATTATCTCGATTCACTACCCGCAACAGACTCATTTGATGCGGCGACTTGCTTGTGGGTTTCTCACTTCATCATGCAGCCAGAGGAGAGAACCAACTTGTTTCATCAAATAGCTTTACGACTTTGCCCACAGGGGTATTTGATTAATGGCGATCTCGCTTACGATCTCTCTTCCTTAGATTATCCAGACATTCTAGAGATTTGGTTCCAAATGAGGAAATCTGCTGAAGCACCAGCAGAGGAAATCGAAAAGATGCGTCAAGCCTATAGTACTGTTGTCGCCGTACTACCACCCGCAGCAGTCGCCTCAATTATTGCAGCGGGGGGCTTTGATGCCCCTGTATTGTGCTTTCAGAATTTACTGATGCACGCTTGGTATACAAGACGAAGATTGGTCGATTAA